One Streptosporangium sp. NBC_01495 DNA window includes the following coding sequences:
- a CDS encoding amidohydrolase family protein, which produces MRSDGVLPVELPDAVREALLAPLVDHNCHGVCRDDLTRARFETLLTDAGTPAPPGTTHFDTPAGAAVRRWCAPVLGLAPHVPPAVYLARRMELGAAEVNRRLLDAAGIATFLFDGSDGSDGFDGFDDSDGPGPEGFGGFEGSGDLGGPGGRGGAGGLGALGGSRGSEGPGAVDRLDRPDRFDAGLGGAGVPPRTGTGHAGGAETARVVHIERAEEEVAGTAVSGVSYISALAQNLAERAARAVALKSVTAHRSGHHLDPARPSRGAVIAAATRRLACPGEELTDQVLLRHLLWTAVDVAREYGRPLQFHTGLARYAGGTRHGAHPGRGGRVTSGRRGAYGGASGGAGSSGVHAGPGWGPDPGPHGTGPAPVTGFIMAVQPVGVPVVLLRSHPFHRQAASLAGALPHVYVDVGAALTRSATGSAAVMAELLELVPFHKQLFGSGGHGVAETCHLGALHYRRGLAGALAARLADGEWSAADAARVAQMIGSGNARRIYRL; this is translated from the coding sequence ATGAGGTCGGACGGCGTGCTGCCCGTCGAGCTGCCCGACGCCGTACGGGAGGCGCTGCTGGCGCCGCTGGTCGACCACAACTGCCACGGCGTGTGCCGCGACGACCTGACCCGGGCCCGGTTCGAGACGCTGCTCACCGACGCGGGGACTCCGGCGCCGCCGGGCACCACCCATTTCGACACCCCCGCGGGCGCCGCGGTCCGCCGCTGGTGCGCACCCGTCCTCGGCCTCGCCCCGCACGTGCCGCCCGCCGTCTACCTGGCCCGCAGGATGGAGCTCGGCGCGGCCGAGGTGAACCGGCGGCTGCTGGACGCCGCGGGGATCGCCACCTTCCTGTTCGACGGTTCCGACGGTTCCGACGGTTTTGATGGTTTCGACGACTCCGACGGCCCGGGTCCGGAGGGCTTCGGCGGCTTCGAGGGGTCCGGCGACCTCGGCGGTCCCGGCGGTCGCGGGGGCGCCGGAGGGCTCGGCGCTCTCGGCGGCTCCCGGGGGTCCGAGGGCCCCGGCGCTGTGGATCGTCTGGATCGTCCGGACCGCTTCGACGCCGGCCTCGGCGGGGCCGGGGTGCCGCCGAGGACCGGGACGGGCCACGCGGGCGGCGCGGAGACCGCGCGGGTCGTCCACATCGAGCGGGCCGAGGAGGAGGTCGCCGGGACCGCCGTCTCAGGAGTCTCCTACATCTCCGCCCTCGCCCAGAACCTCGCCGAGCGGGCCGCCCGCGCCGTCGCCCTGAAGTCGGTCACGGCCCACAGGTCCGGCCACCACCTCGATCCGGCCAGGCCGAGCCGGGGAGCGGTGATCGCGGCGGCCACCCGGCGGCTGGCCTGCCCGGGGGAGGAACTCACCGACCAGGTGCTGCTGCGCCACCTGCTCTGGACGGCCGTCGACGTGGCCAGGGAGTACGGGCGGCCGCTGCAGTTCCACACCGGTCTCGCCCGCTACGCCGGCGGTACGCGCCACGGCGCCCACCCGGGGCGCGGCGGCCGTGTCACCTCGGGCCGTCGCGGCGCGTACGGCGGCGCTTCCGGGGGGGCCGGCTCCTCCGGAGTCCACGCCGGTCCCGGCTGGGGCCCCGACCCCGGCCCGCACGGCACCGGTCCGGCGCCGGTGACCGGCTTCATCATGGCCGTGCAGCCGGTGGGCGTCCCCGTCGTCCTGCTGCGCTCCCACCCGTTCCACCGCCAGGCGGCCAGCCTGGCGGGCGCCCTCCCGCACGTCTACGTCGATGTGGGAGCGGCCCTGACCCGCAGCGCCACGGGTTCGGCCGCGGTCATGGCGGAACTGCTGGAGCTCGTGCCGTTCCACAAGCAGCTGTTCGGCTCCGGTGGCCACGGTGTGGCCGAGACCTGCCACCTCGGCGCCCTGCACTACCGGCGCGGCCTGGCCGGGGCGCTCGCCGCGCGGCTGGCCGACGGCGAGTGGAGCGCGGCCGACGCCGCCCGGGTGGCCCAGATGATCGGCTCGGGCAACGCCCGGCGGATATACCGGTTGTGA